One Thomasclavelia spiroformis DSM 1552 DNA window includes the following coding sequences:
- the coaD gene encoding pantetheine-phosphate adenylyltransferase, translating into MKKNIAVYAGTFDPVTNGHLDIIERASRMFDTLYVTICINPNKVGLFTIDERKELLRRSCKQFGNVIIDSSNKLSVEYAKDVGSSILVRGIRATMDFEYELQLAFSNQYLDKEVDMVFLMTRPSHSFISSSAVKEMVSHNRRVTGLVPPCVEEALQKKLL; encoded by the coding sequence ATGAAAAAAAATATTGCAGTATATGCAGGAACATTTGATCCTGTAACTAATGGACATTTAGATATAATTGAACGTGCTAGTAGAATGTTTGATACTTTGTATGTAACTATATGTATTAATCCAAATAAAGTTGGCTTATTTACAATTGATGAAAGAAAAGAATTATTAAGACGTTCATGTAAACAATTTGGAAATGTAATTATTGATTCGTCTAATAAATTATCAGTTGAATATGCTAAAGATGTTGGATCAAGTATACTTGTAAGAGGAATTCGAGCGACAATGGATTTTGAATATGAATTACAATTAGCTTTTTCTAATCAATATTTAGATAAAGAAGTTGATATGGTTTTTTTAATGACTAGACCGTCACATTCATTTATTTCATCATCAGCCGTTAAAGAGATGGTTAGTCATAATCGTCGTGTTACTGGTTTAGTACCACCTTGTGTAGAGGAAGCATTACAAAAGAAACTTCTATAA
- a CDS encoding YlbF family regulator: MELNELLDNLIKEIKCDQRYIDYLEAEKKLYIPENKSLLKTYQSKLDEYEELKKYEQYINNTDIKEEIKKLKKQISQNSDIIDYYQKYHCLNDFLEEITSVVFKDISEELNLSPYRL; the protein is encoded by the coding sequence GTGGAATTAAATGAATTATTAGACAATCTAATTAAGGAAATAAAATGTGATCAACGATATATAGATTATCTTGAAGCAGAAAAAAAATTATATATTCCGGAAAATAAATCGTTATTAAAAACTTATCAAAGTAAACTAGATGAATATGAAGAATTAAAAAAATACGAACAATATATCAATAACACCGATATTAAAGAGGAAATTAAAAAATTAAAAAAACAAATTAGTCAAAATAGTGATATCATTGATTATTATCAAAAATATCATTGCTTAAATGATTTTTTAGAAGAAATAACAAGTGTAGTTTTTAAAGATATATCAGAAGAATTAAATTTATCACCATATAGGTTATAA
- the rsmD gene encoding 16S rRNA (guanine(966)-N(2))-methyltransferase RsmD: MRVIAGKYKSRQLKSVKSNLTRPTTDRNKENMFNIIGPYFEGGNVLDLFAGSGGLGIEALSRGCDFLYSVDNQYAAFQIIKENLNALNIENARVFKLDYRKALKRFNEEKIKFDLVLLDPPYGKGLVDGILEFLIENKMLNNDCIVMVEELKEVVFKPFEQLNLIKKNDYGITALNVFKYQE, encoded by the coding sequence ATGAGAGTAATTGCAGGAAAATATAAAAGTAGACAATTAAAAAGTGTTAAATCAAACTTAACACGACCAACAACTGATCGTAATAAAGAAAATATGTTTAATATAATTGGACCTTATTTTGAAGGAGGCAATGTATTAGATTTGTTTGCTGGAAGTGGTGGTCTTGGCATTGAGGCATTATCAAGAGGTTGTGATTTTCTTTATAGTGTAGATAATCAATATGCAGCTTTTCAAATTATTAAAGAAAATCTTAATGCTTTAAACATTGAAAATGCAAGAGTGTTTAAATTAGATTATCGAAAAGCATTAAAAAGATTTAATGAGGAAAAGATTAAATTTGATTTAGTGTTGTTGGATCCACCATATGGTAAAGGATTAGTTGATGGAATATTAGAATTTTTGATTGAAAATAAAATGTTGAATAATGATTGTATTGTTATGGTAGAAGAATTAAAAGAAGTTGTTTTTAAACCATTTGAGCAATTGAATTTAATTAAAAAAAATGACTATGGCATTACAGCGTTAAACGTTTTTAAATATCAGGAGTAA